A portion of the Leptospira licerasiae serovar Varillal str. VAR 010 genome contains these proteins:
- the hslU gene encoding ATP-dependent protease ATPase subunit HslU yields the protein MSESFSQTNETKVGDDELTPRQIVSKLDEHIIGQKNAKKAVAIALRNRTRRRKLDPELREEIYPKNIIMIGPTGVGKTEIARRLSKLCGAPFLKVESTKFTEVGYVGRDVESIIRDLAMVSLNLVKQEFRKEVEAKAKERAEEALLDILLPFPAKTSIADPHPPSIGFSTNEADEEREKRFLETRETMRKKLKSGKLNEQIIEIDIPQAGPQGLPMLQVFGAGNMEDLDNHIQNVLGDLMPKKQKKRKLPITEALKVLEEAEAEKLLDPDKVQREAQKRVEEMGIVFLDEIDKIASKEGRAGADVSREGVQRDLLPIVEGATVNTKIGPIVTDHILFIAAGAFHMSKPSDLIPELQGRFPIRVELEKLSMDDFEKILTAPRSSLVRQYQALLETDGIKIEFAPDGIKEIAKIAYDMNEKHENIGARRLNTIMERLLEDLSFEGPDLPEDQRSLTIDKSAVESKLKGIVEDKDLSRYIL from the coding sequence ATGAGCGAATCCTTTTCTCAAACGAACGAGACCAAAGTGGGGGATGACGAACTCACTCCCAGACAGATCGTTTCCAAACTAGACGAACATATCATCGGACAAAAGAACGCTAAAAAAGCGGTGGCAATCGCTCTCAGAAACAGAACTAGACGCAGAAAACTAGATCCGGAATTAAGAGAAGAAATTTATCCAAAAAATATTATCATGATCGGCCCCACAGGCGTGGGAAAAACGGAAATCGCAAGAAGACTTTCCAAACTCTGCGGCGCACCTTTTTTAAAAGTAGAAAGTACTAAATTTACGGAAGTAGGTTATGTAGGTCGAGATGTGGAAAGTATCATCCGAGATCTGGCCATGGTTTCCTTAAATCTAGTTAAACAAGAATTCAGAAAAGAAGTGGAAGCAAAAGCGAAGGAAAGAGCGGAAGAAGCTCTGTTGGATATCCTACTTCCATTCCCTGCCAAAACTTCCATCGCAGATCCTCATCCTCCTTCCATTGGATTTTCCACAAACGAAGCGGATGAAGAGAGAGAAAAAAGATTTTTAGAGACCAGAGAGACTATGAGAAAGAAGCTCAAGTCTGGGAAACTAAACGAACAGATCATTGAGATAGATATTCCGCAAGCTGGTCCACAAGGACTTCCTATGCTGCAAGTATTCGGTGCGGGAAACATGGAAGATCTGGACAATCATATCCAAAATGTTTTGGGCGATCTAATGCCTAAAAAACAGAAAAAAAGAAAACTACCGATCACTGAAGCTCTCAAAGTTTTAGAAGAAGCCGAAGCGGAGAAACTTTTAGATCCCGACAAGGTGCAAAGAGAAGCTCAAAAACGAGTGGAAGAAATGGGCATCGTATTTCTAGACGAAATAGACAAGATCGCTAGTAAAGAAGGAAGAGCAGGCGCAGATGTTTCGAGGGAAGGAGTACAGAGAGACTTACTTCCTATCGTAGAAGGCGCGACCGTAAATACCAAGATCGGTCCGATCGTAACGGATCATATTCTGTTCATCGCTGCAGGCGCATTCCATATGTCCAAACCTTCCGATCTTATCCCTGAATTGCAGGGGCGTTTTCCTATCCGAGTGGAACTCGAAAAATTATCCATGGACGACTTCGAAAAGATCTTAACTGCTCCTAGATCTTCTCTAGTGAGACAATACCAAGCGCTACTCGAAACGGACGGGATCAAGATAGAATTTGCACCGGACGGGATCAAAGAGATCGCAAAGATCGCTTATGACATGAACGAAAAGCATGAGAATATAGGCGCTCGTAGATTAAACACCATCATGGAAAGACTCTTAGAAGACCTAAGCTTCGAAGG
- the hslV gene encoding ATP-dependent protease subunit HslV, protein MQDSINPSKIHATTILCVRKGGKVAIAGDGQVSFGNTVMKNTARKVRKLYSDKIVSGFAGSAADAFTLFELFEKKIHEFGGSLSRSAVELAREWRSDRALRRLEAMLIVADKDESFLVSGTGDVISPDDGILAIGSGGNYALSAARALYNHTNLEPSQIVKEAMNIAADICIYTNHNIIVEEIVQ, encoded by the coding sequence ATGCAAGACTCGATAAATCCAAGTAAAATACATGCAACCACGATACTTTGCGTTCGCAAAGGCGGAAAAGTAGCGATCGCAGGCGACGGACAAGTTTCCTTCGGGAACACCGTCATGAAAAACACGGCAAGAAAAGTTCGTAAACTTTACTCTGATAAAATTGTATCCGGTTTTGCGGGTTCGGCAGCGGACGCGTTCACCTTATTCGAACTATTCGAAAAAAAAATACATGAATTCGGAGGAAGTCTTTCCAGATCCGCGGTCGAACTTGCCAGAGAATGGAGATCCGACAGAGCGCTTCGAAGACTAGAGGCAATGCTTATCGTAGCGGATAAGGACGAATCCTTTTTAGTTTCCGGAACTGGAGACGTGATCTCGCCGGATGACGGGATTTTAGCGATCGGTTCCGGAGGGAATTACGCGCTCTCCGCAGCTAGAGCACTGTACAATCATACGAATTTGGAACCTTCCCAAATAGTAAAAGAAGCCATGAATATAGCCGCAGATATTTGTATATATACAAATCATAATATAATTGTAGAGGAAATCGTACAATGA
- a CDS encoding tyrosine recombinase XerC: protein MSEYAVKLPQFPSEILNSAASRFYEYLRVEKNYSQNTLNAYLLDLKSFFEFCLQEQIEIYQLESVDVRSYFAFLSKNQGLDRRTQSRKLSSLRTFYKVLLKDNLVSGNPILSVSFPKTRKQVPKNFRIEETESILDYEYENENASEILNIRDKAILEVLYSSGLRVFELVDATLVQLSADHTILKVLGKRRKERYVYLGKEAIKSLNEYLDVRPRFRPRSDEIFLNQKGNKLTTRGVRYILNERRKRMGWDKPITPHKFRHTFATDLLDAGADIRAVQELLGHSSLSTTQVYLSVSKEKIKEVYRKAHPHARLDKSK, encoded by the coding sequence GTGAGCGAATACGCGGTCAAACTTCCCCAATTTCCTTCTGAAATCCTGAATTCTGCCGCTTCCCGTTTTTATGAATATCTAAGGGTGGAAAAAAATTATTCCCAAAATACCCTAAACGCTTACTTACTGGACCTGAAATCATTTTTCGAATTTTGCCTACAAGAACAGATAGAAATCTACCAATTGGAATCGGTCGATGTTCGTTCTTATTTTGCATTTCTTTCCAAAAACCAAGGTTTGGACAGAAGGACCCAGAGCCGAAAACTTTCCAGCCTTAGAACATTCTACAAAGTATTATTAAAAGATAATTTAGTGTCTGGAAATCCGATCCTTTCGGTTAGTTTTCCTAAAACAAGAAAACAGGTCCCTAAAAATTTCAGGATAGAAGAGACTGAAAGTATTTTAGATTACGAATACGAAAATGAGAACGCATCCGAAATCCTGAACATCAGAGATAAAGCGATCTTAGAAGTATTATATTCTTCCGGACTCAGGGTGTTTGAGTTAGTCGACGCGACTCTAGTTCAATTATCCGCAGATCATACTATCTTAAAGGTCCTTGGTAAAAGAAGAAAGGAAAGATACGTATATTTAGGAAAAGAAGCCATCAAAAGTCTAAATGAATACTTAGATGTGCGTCCTAGATTTCGTCCCAGATCCGATGAAATTTTTCTGAATCAAAAGGGAAATAAACTGACGACCAGAGGGGTTCGTTATATTTTGAACGAGAGAAGGAAAAGAATGGGATGGGACAAACCCATTACCCCCCATAAATTCCGTCACACGTTCGCAACGGACTTACTCGATGCCGGCGCAGATATTCGCGCAGTCCAAGAGCTTTTGGGGCATTCCTCTCTATCCACCACCCAGGTTTACCTGAGCGTGAGTAAGGAAAAGATCAAAGAGGTCTACCGAAAGGCTCACCCACATGCAAGACTCGATAAATCCAAGTAA
- the pth gene encoding aminoacyl-tRNA hydrolase, producing the protein MANLKLMIVGLGNPGQKYERNRHNIGFLVLDNLVQDWGVDMNHSSKEAKGKLDKDGVSYYFLKPLEYMNLSGKAVSELSRKNGIPPENILVIHDEVDFPFSKLKFKQSGGNGGHNGIKDISEKLGSPDFFRLRFGVGKPGDSALTAGHVLSNFNQEEMSKLPELFDQAKQKIKDWVRERQIIFSKASDK; encoded by the coding sequence ATGGCAAACTTAAAACTGATGATCGTTGGTTTGGGAAATCCAGGCCAAAAATACGAAAGAAACCGTCATAATATCGGATTTCTGGTCTTGGACAATTTGGTCCAAGACTGGGGAGTGGATATGAACCATTCTTCCAAAGAGGCAAAAGGAAAATTAGATAAGGACGGAGTTTCCTACTATTTTCTAAAACCTTTGGAATATATGAACCTTTCCGGAAAAGCAGTCTCCGAACTTTCCCGCAAAAACGGGATCCCTCCCGAAAATATCCTAGTCATTCATGACGAAGTGGATTTTCCATTCTCCAAACTTAAATTCAAACAGAGCGGTGGGAATGGAGGTCATAACGGGATCAAAGACATTTCCGAAAAATTAGGTTCTCCGGATTTTTTCAGGTTAAGATTCGGAGTGGGAAAACCGGGAGACAGCGCACTCACTGCGGGACATGTTCTATCCAATTTCAACCAGGAAGAAATGAGCAAATTACCGGAATTATTCGACCAGGCAAAACAAAAAATCAAGGATTGGGTCCGGGAAAGACAGATCATTTTTTCAAAAGCCTCCGATAAATAA
- the cimA gene encoding (R)-citramalate synthase CimA, with product MGNTRPKVQILDVTLRDGEQTRGVSFSASEKLNIAKFLLQNLKVDRVEIASARVSQGELESVRGIMSWATSEGLEKRIEILGFVDSHKSVDWILASGAKTLNLLTKGSLKHLQGQLKKTPKEHFEEVSETIQYAKKNGLEVNIYLEDWSNGYLNSKEYVLDFVSHLSKEPLGKIFLPDTLGVLSPDETFSGISLLTQKYPELHFEFHGHNDYDLSVANCLFAVKAGAKGLHVSVNGLGERAGNSPLEAVITALHDKAGVLTDVDEKSISEASRLVEVFSGKRISANRPVVGEDVFTQTAGVHADGDKKGNLYANPILPERFGRKRSYALGKLAGKASISENLKQLGLVLSPEIEKKVLEKVIELGDQNKNITPEDLPFIIADVSGNSSIQAIKITGCKINSGIGIRPKALVELELHGKKYSEEGEGDGGYDAFMSALTSISSKAGLSIPRLVDYEVRIPPGGKTDALVETMITWNKTQENHEEENFKTMGIHCDQTVAAVLATEKMLNLILSTWQT from the coding sequence ATGGGAAACACAAGGCCTAAAGTCCAAATCCTGGATGTGACTCTCCGAGACGGAGAGCAGACCAGAGGTGTAAGTTTCTCCGCTTCCGAAAAACTAAATATCGCAAAATTTCTATTACAAAATCTGAAAGTAGATAGAGTGGAGATCGCTTCCGCTCGGGTCTCTCAGGGAGAATTAGAAAGTGTCCGAGGTATCATGTCCTGGGCCACTTCCGAGGGACTGGAAAAACGGATAGAGATCCTGGGATTCGTAGATTCTCATAAAAGTGTGGATTGGATCCTTGCATCCGGAGCCAAAACCTTAAATCTACTCACAAAAGGTTCTCTCAAACATCTCCAAGGACAGCTCAAAAAAACTCCCAAAGAACATTTTGAAGAAGTATCAGAAACCATTCAATATGCAAAAAAGAACGGTCTAGAAGTGAATATCTATTTGGAAGATTGGTCCAATGGATATTTAAATAGCAAAGAATATGTCCTAGATTTCGTTTCTCATCTTTCTAAAGAACCATTAGGCAAAATTTTCTTACCGGATACATTGGGAGTTCTTTCTCCAGACGAAACATTCTCAGGGATTTCCCTTCTCACACAAAAATATCCTGAACTACATTTCGAATTCCACGGACATAACGATTACGATCTTTCCGTAGCAAACTGTTTATTCGCAGTCAAAGCGGGCGCAAAGGGTTTACACGTTAGCGTAAATGGATTGGGAGAAAGAGCAGGAAATTCACCGCTCGAAGCTGTAATCACAGCTCTTCATGATAAGGCAGGCGTTCTTACCGACGTAGATGAAAAATCAATCTCGGAAGCAAGCAGACTTGTCGAAGTTTTCAGCGGAAAAAGAATCTCCGCAAACCGTCCGGTGGTGGGAGAAGATGTATTCACACAAACCGCTGGAGTTCATGCAGACGGAGACAAAAAAGGCAATTTGTATGCAAATCCTATCCTACCGGAACGTTTCGGTAGAAAAAGAAGTTACGCTTTAGGCAAACTTGCAGGAAAGGCAAGCATCTCCGAAAACCTAAAACAACTTGGTCTTGTACTTTCTCCGGAAATCGAAAAAAAGGTTTTGGAAAAGGTAATAGAGCTTGGGGACCAAAACAAAAACATCACTCCGGAAGATCTTCCATTTATCATTGCTGATGTTTCCGGAAATTCGAGCATCCAAGCGATCAAGATCACAGGATGTAAGATCAACTCCGGCATCGGAATTCGACCTAAGGCACTCGTAGAATTAGAACTTCACGGTAAAAAATATTCTGAGGAAGGAGAAGGAGACGGAGGCTATGATGCATTTATGTCCGCTCTGACTAGCATCTCTTCCAAAGCAGGTCTTTCTATTCCAAGACTCGTAGACTATGAGGTACGTATTCCGCCGGGCGGGAAAACGGATGCGCTCGTGGAAACAATGATTACCTGGAACAAAACACAGGAAAATCATGAAGAAGAAAATTTCAAAACCATGGGGATCCATTGCGACCAAACCGTGGCTGCAGTTTTAGCTACTGAAAAAATGCTGAACTTAATTCTTTCTACATGGCAAACTTAA
- a CDS encoding Smr/MutS family protein produces MARGKHSDQNRKGPKSIYIRKMRYEEAYRLLDREIQAAFMKGETLVEVVHGIGEGVLKKMTDDYIREHSFLRILEDGGLHLANNPGSTLVEIMGPSSEDLKKYLK; encoded by the coding sequence ATGGCGAGAGGGAAACATTCGGATCAGAACCGGAAAGGTCCCAAGTCGATTTATATCCGTAAAATGAGATATGAAGAGGCATATCGGCTCTTGGACCGGGAAATCCAAGCTGCATTCATGAAAGGGGAAACCCTGGTAGAAGTCGTGCACGGGATAGGCGAGGGAGTTTTGAAAAAAATGACCGACGATTATATCCGAGAACATTCCTTTCTTAGAATTTTAGAAGATGGGGGACTTCACCTGGCAAATAACCCCGGCTCCACACTTGTGGAGATCATGGGACCATCCTCGGAAGATCTAAAAAAGTATTTAAAATAA
- a CDS encoding phosphatase domain-containing protein, with product MTEETERKISKNTEKRRAAICGGTLGRENRYYIRGQVVDISVSEEMTDPKKWDLLTGLFQGQEKEITPFLDYGLESVRKPILVAEIVDHSGKVLHHSPEIRGDESGFFFHEFTFPLAPGNYTFHIHFLKPDSYRQFGKDLAYLNTPGKHELVSQSLIGMGALRILSEEYTGIVTTSDIDQTYLATDIHSNKGKISTLFETPEQKLPLPGMPALFKELREATDDSPLCFISASPHFFRRTLLSTFRTQGVKTESLHLKYLEGTLKGMVDKFWDTLSHPTRFLTEGLWGAVERVRKFAGSSFQSLFDQLAYKLTILLRDRIYLPTNSKEILLGDNTESDYLIFILYQFILTGALQGKELEDYLYKLNFLGRDAITRDNAKLIRELAEENRRIHGDINPVQLVLINKTELGPPSDEMKWNVRSALPTGLDPWKADGIEPYIPTDGALGFALVMAEREILDLSSVLKISGDMAGQWFEGKVIEPNVLLELAKKLELPKETESIHKKFVKTLKEVLEG from the coding sequence GTGACGGAAGAAACAGAACGCAAAATTTCCAAGAATACGGAAAAACGTAGGGCCGCGATTTGCGGAGGTACTCTCGGAAGAGAGAATCGTTATTATATCCGAGGCCAGGTTGTGGATATCTCCGTCAGCGAAGAAATGACGGATCCTAAAAAATGGGACCTTCTTACCGGCTTATTCCAAGGACAAGAAAAAGAGATCACTCCCTTTTTGGACTATGGGTTAGAGTCAGTGCGTAAACCCATCCTTGTAGCGGAAATTGTGGACCATTCCGGAAAAGTGTTACACCATTCTCCCGAGATTCGAGGAGACGAAAGTGGATTTTTCTTTCATGAGTTTACCTTTCCTTTGGCTCCCGGAAACTATACATTTCACATCCATTTTCTAAAGCCGGATTCTTACAGACAGTTTGGTAAAGACCTGGCCTACTTAAATACTCCCGGTAAACACGAGTTAGTTTCTCAAAGTTTGATCGGAATGGGCGCCTTACGTATTTTATCCGAAGAATACACTGGTATCGTAACTACTTCCGATATCGACCAGACATATCTAGCGACTGATATACATTCTAATAAGGGAAAAATTTCCACATTATTCGAAACACCTGAGCAAAAACTACCTTTGCCCGGTATGCCGGCCTTATTCAAGGAATTGAGAGAAGCAACCGACGATTCTCCACTTTGTTTTATCTCTGCGAGTCCTCATTTTTTCAGAAGGACATTACTTTCTACATTTAGGACCCAAGGTGTTAAAACTGAATCTCTTCATTTGAAGTATTTGGAAGGGACCTTAAAAGGAATGGTGGATAAGTTTTGGGACACTCTTTCTCATCCTACTCGATTTTTGACGGAAGGCCTTTGGGGAGCGGTAGAAAGGGTTCGTAAATTTGCTGGATCTTCTTTCCAAAGTTTATTCGATCAATTGGCGTATAAACTTACGATCCTTCTTAGAGATAGGATCTATCTTCCTACTAATTCCAAGGAGATCTTACTTGGAGATAATACGGAAAGTGATTATCTGATCTTTATCTTGTACCAATTTATTCTGACCGGAGCCTTACAAGGCAAAGAGTTAGAAGACTATCTATACAAGCTGAACTTTTTGGGAAGAGATGCGATCACTAGAGATAATGCGAAATTGATCCGAGAACTTGCGGAAGAAAATCGCAGGATCCATGGAGATATCAATCCTGTCCAATTGGTTTTGATTAATAAAACAGAACTTGGTCCTCCTTCCGATGAAATGAAATGGAATGTAAGAAGTGCACTTCCTACCGGTTTAGATCCTTGGAAGGCAGATGGAATTGAACCTTATATTCCTACAGATGGCGCTTTGGGATTTGCACTTGTGATGGCAGAAAGAGAAATTTTAGATCTTTCTTCCGTTCTAAAAATTTCTGGCGATATGGCGGGACAATGGTTCGAAGGAAAAGTGATAGAACCGAATGTTCTATTGGAACTTGCAAAAAAATTGGAACTTCCCAAAGAAACGGAATCTATTCATAAAAAGTTCGTAAAAACTTTAAAAGAAGTTTTGGAAGGTTAA